A part of Aspergillus flavus chromosome 1, complete sequence genomic DNA contains:
- a CDS encoding putative ABC multidrug transporter — protein sequence MSDFFAGFQQVISPSLSQLGGEEGAYDSDGGLVLRRLWQYRTQRISAFVATGNLHLAVVLLSCVVLLIAIGLRYAARSGRSKSRVSAESLNEDLPIRVSLPFAFLHLAAAIAACCLGWIDAQHANWKQPIAVSYAVLLGLMQFGFKNERARAHLYRHVNAVTLAMFLLACVEDLLPLLIIGAISGLSVIRGGLIACLAAVLIVAAATPRPRRLLVSDTEAEETKTVEELSPEETCSLFSYYCSYEWLTYVILRGCRRDLTMDDLPPLPSYDEPSKWLKKIKRQRLKGGKTFRTLCRLLKTEIKGMMCWSSISAVLDFVAPYSMLRLLAYLENPEDAILHPALWVALLFIGPMSRSLCYQQYIFTATRLLVRVNVSLVQEIYQTAMRSYLYDDSIVETSTEGRPKSSRSMRDSAKGAPKSSQANITSLMSYDVDAIYNSRDIFFVATAAPIATTVAVIFLYRMLGWPSLFGVSALLCLSPLPALASRRVSRIQRSVMRATDVRLSKISEYLNSIRTLKYFGWEHAAMESINEARGVEQRRLWKRSVYAAAISMAGDLLPMMSLLVMFSVFVLFTNDTLRAATAFTSLSIMETLRSQFVWLSNISKASAQGAESLRRVDRFFDTAREIQHHPEGPLELKNATFRRTPIAAFRLHDVSVRFRPRALNVVTGPTGSGKTSLLLSLLGETVLESGTASCPRDVAYVPQAPWLQNDTIRDNITFFSPFDKARYNTVIEASGLAPDLRQLPAGDLTVVGEKGTSLSGGQKQRVSLARALYSQSSTLLLDDIFSALDTHTTTLVYDKCFRSGLLSDRTVVLITHYPAALQDAELHVRLDHGKASTVETPSSLPQALLQRTRCSTPATDTDSLSLGNPLIVEEPLDVPSEPTTTIAPAHEQQSPQVSRIAKETSATGRVPRTLALQYILLFGGPCYALLAMAVTIAVQLAYFAITYWLSIWMRAYEEYENANSLYYLGVYAASIILFLLLQLSGNLLYQYGSWSAAKKMHRRLVTAVLSAPISWFDQNPIGRLINRFGNDTRSLDTVLIDWLRMSIENGLRFLLRIASVASIMPIFALPAAVICTVGFIIGEMYTRTQVSIKRLTSINYSPVFSHFTDSLSGLCVIRARKDMDLVFQRLLAEKLAVHARSAETQYNCNRWISVRSDLCAASVAAAAGCVAYFWSGPAGLVGFSLTNAIGLSQNILNLVRTMNELEVELNCFQRVREYADIEPEEHLSEDHAKSSVVPASWPTSGRVEFHNVTARYQEDGPDVLRNVSFVANPGERIGLVGRTGSGKSTLGLSLLRFVNIASGQITIDGVDITKILLNRLRTSVTLIPQEPVLFSGDVHSNLDPFGESSETELASALAACTSIHVPDGSDQADHAHPAKTARPLALDTPVAANGENFSQGQRQVLSLARAMCRRSKVVLLDEATASVDHETDMHMQRVLREMFPDCTIIAIAHRLRTIMDYDRVLVMADGEIIENDTPANLVKKEGIFWDMLRNTGEYDELVQMIETKPSTS from the exons ATGTCGGACTTCTTCGCGGGTTTCCAGCAGGTCATCAGCCCCTCACTCTCGCAGCTCGGAGGGGAAGAGGGTGCCTATGATTCAGATGGTGGTCTAGTGCTGAG GCGACTCTGGCAATACCGGACGCAGAGAATCTCAGCGTTCGTGGCCACAGGCAACTTACATCTTGCGGTTGTCTTGTTATCGTGTGTAGTACTGCTTATTGCGATCGGTCTTCGTTATGCGGCTCGTTCCGGCAGGTCAAAATCTCGAGTTTCTGCAGAGTCACTAAATGAAGATCTGCCCATTCGGGTTTCTTTACCCTTTGCATTCTTGCATCTGGCGGCTGCAATAGCTGCTTGTTGTCTCGGCTGGATCGATGCACAACATGCAAACTGGAAACAACCGATCGCGGTGAGCTATGCGGTATTATTGGGGTTAATGCAATTCGGCTTCAAGAATGAGCGTGCTCGGGCTCACCTATATCGACATGTCAACGCAGTGACTCTTGCGATGTTCCTCTTAGCATGCGTCGAGGATCTGCTTCCGTTGTTGATTATCGGGGCAATATCTGGCCTAAGTGTGATCAGGGGTGGCCTCATAGCCTGTCTGGCTGCTGTGTTGATAGTCGCAGCTGCAACGCCCCGACCGCGGCGGTTGCTCGTTTCTGATACAGAGGCCGAGGAAACGAAAACGGTCGAAGAGCTGTCGCCTGAAGAGACCTGTTCTCTGTTCTCATACTACTGCTCGTACGAATGGCTGACATATGTGATCTTGCGAGGCTGTCGGAGGGACCTCACTATGGACGACCTCCCTCCTCTACCCTCGTACGATGAACCTTCCAAGTggctgaagaagataaagaggCAACGTCTCAAAGGTGGCAAGACATTCCGAACCCTGTGTAGGTTGCTCAAGACTGAAATCAAGGGCATGATGTGCTGGTCATCAATCAGTGCAGTTCTGGACTTTGTCGCTCCGTATTCAATGTTGCGACTGCTAGCGTACCTGGAAAACCCAGAGGATGCCATCCTTCATCCAGCCCTGTGGGTGGCCCTTCTATTTATCGGCCCAATGTCACGATCGCTCTGTTATCAGCAATACATCTTCACTGCCACTCGGCTTCTTGTTCGAGTCAATGTCTCGCTGGTACAAGAGATATACCAGACCGCAATGCGGTCGTACCTCTACGATGATTCCATCGTCGAAACTAGTACAGAAGGTCGCCCGAAGTCCTCTCGAAGCATGAGAGACTCGGCGAAAGGAGCACCAAAGTCTAGCCAAGCTAACATAACTAGTCTCATGTCGTATGATGTGGACGCCATATACAACTCACGAGACATCTTTTTCGTGGCCACTGCGGCACCAATAGCCACCACAGTTGCCGTGATATTCCTCTATCGAATGCTCGGCTGGCCATCACTGTTCGGGGTCTCTGCACTTCTATGCCTGTCTCCTCTCCCTGCCTTGGCCTCACGAAGGGTCTCACGCATTCAGAGATCGGTTATGCGGGCTACAGATGTTCGACTTTCTAAAATATCCGAGTACTTGAACTCCATACGTACACTGAAGTATTTTGGTTGGGAGCATGCTGCAATGGAATCTATCAACGAAGCTCGAGGCGTGGAACAACGCCGCCTGTGGAAACGGAGTGTTTATGCTGCTGCAATCTCAATGGCTGGCGATCTGTTACCAATGATGAGCTTGCTTGTCATGTTCTCCGTCTTTGTGCTCTTCACAAATGACACTTTGCGAGCTGCAACCGCCTTCACATCCCTGTCTATCATGGAGACCTTGCGATCCCAATTCGTCTGGCTGTCAAATATTAGCAAGGCTTCAGCCCAAGGAGCAGAATCGCTGCGGCGAGTCGACCGCTTTTTCGATACAGCAAGGGAAATCCAACATCACCCCGAAGGACCGTTGGAGCTCAAGAACGCAACATTTCGCCGGACCCCTATTGCTGCTTTCAGATTGCACGATGTCTCGGTTCGCTTCAGACCTCGCGCTCTTAACGTGGTGACCGGTCCCACCGGAAGTGGAAAGACTTCTTTATTACTTTCTTTGCTGGGAGAAACTGTACTCGAATCTGGAACCGCCTCATGCCCACGAGACGTAGCGTATGTACCACAAGCTCCTTGGCTTCAGAATGACACTATTCGGGACAACATCACCTTCTTCAGCCCATTTGACAAAGCCCGCTACAACACAGTTATCGAAGCAAGCGGTTTGGCTCCAGACCTCCGACAGCTTCCAGCGGGAGATCTTACTGTCGTGGGTGAAAAGGGCACATCACTTTCCGGTGGCCAAAAACAACGAGTATCCTTGGCGAGGGCGCTATATTCGCAATCCTCCACACTCCTGCTGGATGATATCTTCTCTGCGCTTGACACTCACACCACTACATTGGTTTACGACAAATGCTTTCGTAGTGGCTTGCTCTCCGACAGAACGGTTGTTCTTATCACGCATTATCCGGCCGCGCTGCAGGATGCGGAACTGCATGTTCGGCTCGATCATGGCAAGGCATCTACTGTAGAAACACCTTCGAGCCTCCCTCAAGCCCTTCTACAGCGTACGCGCTGCAGTACACCCGCAACAGACACGGATTCGTTATCCTTAGGTAACCCCCTGATAGTAGAAGAACCCCTTGATGTTCCTTCAGAGCCTACAACCACCATTGCCCCTGCACATGAGCAACAAAGTCCACAGGTATCGCGCATAGCAAAGGAAACATCAGCTACTGGACGTGTGCCGCGCACTTTAG CCTTACAATACATCCTCTTATTCGGCGGGCCTTGCTACGCGCTTCTAGCAATGGCTGTGACTATCGCAGTGCAACTTGCTTACTTTGCGATCACCTACTGGCTTTCTATTTGGATGCGTGCCTACGAGGAGTACGAGAATGCAAATTCCCTTTACTATTTAGGGGTCTACGCCGCATCaatcatcctcttcttgttGCTACAGCTAAGTGGTAACCTCCTCTATCAGTACGGGAGCTGGTCAGCTGCAAAAAAGATGCACAGGCGATTGGTGACAGCGGTTCTGTCTGCCCCCATTTCCTGGTTCGACCAGAATCCAATCGGACGATTGATTAACCGGTTTGGAAATGACACACGGTCGCTAGACACAGTTCTGATAGACTGGCTGCGGATGTCCATTGAGAACGGGTTGCGGTTCTTGCTTCGCATTGCCAGTGTTGCCTCTATCATGCCTATATTTGCTCTTCCGGCAGCTGTTATATGCACGGTTGGGTTCATCATCGGAGAGATGTACACTCGCACTCAGGTCTCCATCAAGCGGCTGACATCCATCAACTACTCTCCAGTGTTTTCACATTTTACCGATTCTCTGTCTGGCCTGTGCGTGATTCGTGCCCGCAAGGATATGGATCTCGTGTTCCAGAGGCTCCTCGCCGAGAAACTAGCTGTTCATGCTCGCTCCGCGGAAACACAGTATAACTGCAACCGTTGGATATCCGTCCGATCGGATCTCTGTGCCGCATCTGTTGCAGCCGCGGCCGGCTGCGTGGCCTACTTTTGGTCTGGACCAGCCGGGCTGGTTGGTTTCTCATTGACCAATGCCATCGGTCTCAGCCAGAATATCCTGAACCTTGTGCGGACAATGAACGAGCTGGAAGTCGAGCTGAACTGTTTCCAACGGGTGCGTGAATACGCAGATATCGAACCTGAGGAACACCTGAGTGAAGACCACGCAAAATCCTCAGTCGTCCCAGCCAGCTGGCCTACATCCGGCCGTGTCGAGTTTCATAACGTCACCGCGCGATACCAGGAAGACGGCCCCGACGTCCTACGCAATGTGTCTTTCGTCGCGAATCCAGGGGAGCGCATTGGCCTCGTCGGTCGAACAGGAAGTGGCAAAAGCACCCTTGGACTATCGTTATTACGATTTGTGAACATCGCCTCTGGTCAGATAACCATCGATGGAGTCGACATCACCAAGATCCTCCTCAACCGACTTCGCACCAGCGTAACCTTGATCCCGCAAGAACCAGTCCTTTTTTCGGGGGACGTCCACTCGAACCTCGACCCATTCGGCGAGTCCAGCGAAACAGAACTTGCCTCCGCCCTGGCAGCCTGCACCTCCATCCATGTCCCTGACGGCAGCGACCAGGCAGACCACGCCCATCCCGCCAAAACGGCCCGTCCTCTCGCCCTGGATACGCCTGTGGCGGCTAACGGCGAGAACTTCAGCCAGGGCCAGCGTCAGGTGCTCAGTCTCGCCCGGGCCATGTGTCGACGGTCAAAGGTCGTGCTGCTGGACGAGGCGACGGCATCCGTTGACCATGAGACGGATATGCATATGCAGCGTGTCCTGAGGGAGATGTTCCCTGATTGCACTATTATCGCTATCGCGCATCGGCTGAGGACCATTATGGACTATGATCGGGTGCTTGTTATGGCCGATGGGGAGATTATTGA GAACGATACGCCCGCCAACCTTGTCAAGAAAGAAGGCATCTTCTGGGATATGTTGCGCAATACGGGCGAGTATGATGAGCTTGTTCAGATGATTGAGACAAAGCCTTCTACTTCGTGA